A single window of Candidatus Aminicenantes bacterium DNA harbors:
- the prs gene encoding ribose-phosphate diphosphokinase, which produces MSPRKKATAAPRPFLTPEQYADEQKRRMESTRGRLLIASCRSGAGLAAEAIESYNRLLQEAGSRERVLVLSGIDANFSDSETWVRLALHVSGYDVFLFQSALDPTSPRSIDQNMMALFIAARAFREHGANHVTAVLPYLAYARQDKPTKFEREPTTARLMADLAITSGIDRLVVWDPHGAHIRGFYGSLPVQMLESLTLFLGEFRRFAGRSDVIAVAPDEGAAKFIGHFGRALGLPTAIASKYRPKPEVAVIKDIIGDFRGKRTAIILDDMISGGGTTYELSKKLVEKKGIREIHIGISHNLGLASAKERLEELHRDFHLKRLIVTDSIPQTDEYRRLPFITIRSLADTLARTVNRIHYGRSVSEVFYRPSAN; this is translated from the coding sequence ATGTCCCCCCGAAAAAAGGCGACTGCCGCTCCCAGACCGTTCCTGACTCCCGAGCAGTATGCCGACGAGCAGAAGCGGAGGATGGAATCCACGCGCGGCCGCCTGCTCATTGCGTCTTGCCGCTCGGGCGCCGGGTTGGCGGCCGAGGCGATCGAATCCTACAATCGCCTCCTTCAGGAAGCCGGCAGCCGCGAGCGCGTTCTGGTTCTCAGCGGCATCGATGCCAACTTTTCCGATTCGGAGACCTGGGTCCGGCTGGCCCTGCACGTCAGCGGCTATGACGTCTTTCTTTTCCAGTCCGCCCTCGACCCGACTTCGCCCCGCAGCATCGACCAGAACATGATGGCGCTTTTCATCGCCGCCCGGGCCTTTCGCGAGCACGGGGCCAATCACGTCACCGCGGTCCTGCCGTACCTGGCCTATGCCCGGCAGGACAAGCCGACCAAGTTCGAGCGCGAGCCGACCACGGCCCGGCTGATGGCCGATTTGGCCATTACTTCGGGCATCGACCGCCTGGTCGTCTGGGATCCGCACGGCGCGCACATCCGCGGCTTTTACGGCTCCCTGCCGGTGCAGATGCTGGAGTCCCTGACCCTTTTCCTGGGCGAGTTCCGCCGCTTCGCCGGCCGCTCGGACGTCATCGCCGTTGCTCCCGACGAAGGGGCGGCCAAGTTCATCGGCCATTTCGGGCGGGCTTTGGGATTGCCCACGGCCATCGCCTCCAAATATCGGCCCAAGCCCGAAGTCGCAGTCATCAAGGACATCATCGGCGATTTCCGGGGCAAGCGGACGGCCATCATCCTGGACGACATGATCAGCGGCGGCGGAACGACCTACGAGCTGTCCAAGAAGCTGGTCGAGAAGAAGGGCATCCGCGAGATCCACATCGGCATTTCCCACAACCTCGGCTTGGCCTCGGCCAAGGAGAGGCTGGAGGAGCTGCATCGGGACTTTCATCTCAAGCGGCTGATCGTAACCGACAGCATCCCCCAGACCGACGAGTATCGGCGCTTGCCGTTCATAACCATCCGCAGCCTGGCCGATACCCTGGCCCGGACCGTCAATCGGATTCATTACGGACGGTCGGTCAGCGAAGTATTTTATAGGCCTTCCGCGAATTGA
- a CDS encoding PIG-L family deacetylase produces MIFPDWRAGEHVAFLSPHDDDAILGAGYLLQAVAEAGGTPHVLIFCQGDAGYSTAEAKETIVSVRKSETRRAYAGLGVAADHLVFFDVPDFALLTTLVRSPGQLGESVFDRLIAHLRAHAVSRIVFTSGHREHADHTAAFWHGLYTVPQAGDPILADLGGPAPIRSYLAYSVWSDFEPPDKPGALPADKGILADDAAEARVRGGMAEFASQGDILACTAAARREDRKTDRGYLELYRTYEIRRPIDVAAYKAVLAGLGKG; encoded by the coding sequence ATGATTTTCCCGGACTGGCGGGCAGGCGAACACGTGGCCTTTTTATCGCCCCACGATGACGACGCGATCCTCGGAGCCGGGTATCTCCTGCAAGCCGTCGCCGAGGCCGGCGGGACGCCCCATGTCCTGATCTTCTGCCAAGGCGACGCCGGTTATTCGACCGCGGAGGCCAAGGAGACGATCGTCTCCGTCCGCAAGTCCGAGACGAGACGGGCCTATGCCGGCTTGGGCGTCGCGGCGGATCATCTCGTCTTCTTCGATGTCCCCGATTTCGCCCTGCTGACAACCCTGGTCCGTTCTCCCGGCCAGCTGGGAGAATCGGTATTCGATCGCCTGATCGCGCATCTACGAGCTCATGCCGTCAGCCGGATCGTCTTCACCAGCGGGCATCGCGAGCACGCCGACCATACCGCAGCCTTCTGGCATGGGCTTTACACCGTGCCGCAGGCCGGCGATCCGATCCTGGCCGATCTCGGCGGGCCGGCGCCGATTCGGAGCTACCTGGCTTATTCGGTCTGGTCCGATTTCGAGCCGCCCGACAAGCCCGGCGCTCTTCCGGCCGACAAGGGGATCCTGGCGGATGATGCGGCCGAAGCCCGCGTCCGAGGCGGCATGGCGGAATTCGCCTCTCAGGGCGACATCCTGGCCTGCACGGCCGCCGCGCGGCGGGAAGACCGAAAGACGGATCGGGGCTACCTGGAGCTTTATCGAACCTACGAGATCAGGCGGCCGATCGACGTCGCGGCCTACAAGGCCGTCCTGGCCGGTCTTGGGAAAGGATAA
- the xylB gene encoding xylulokinase, whose amino-acid sequence MLAIGVDSGTQSTKVLVVEAGSGRVLGRGQAPHAMIPGLKPGQSEQDPATWVEALRTALAAALREAAVDPGRVVALGVSGQQHGFVPLGADGIPLRPAKLWNDTSTVAENEELVAALGGTRSAIDKLGLSPAVGFTASKILWLKRHEPENFARLRTVLLPHNYLNFVMTGEARMEYGDASGTGLMDIRRRVWNADALAAVDIDLAGKLPAIDHPIVPAGRMRPAFAADFGFKSVLIASGGGDNMMGAIGTGNVAPGVCTVSLGTSGTIYSFFDHPFSDPQGEIAGFCDSTGGWLPLLCTMNVTNTTELWKSLLGIDSDARDALAARASAGSNGLLFLPFIDGERVPPLPEASGVFFGLTRANLRAEAMTRSVMEGTLLNLGYGFGRMRELGLRPSQIRATGGGAKSPFWRGLAADILGAPVVTLAEEEAAAFGAALQAVWCWRNERGEKTAIVDLAAAWVKTGTSTAEPDPARMRLYADSQERFNRLWRTLTPEFSHRRQQA is encoded by the coding sequence ATGCTTGCCATTGGAGTCGACAGCGGAACTCAGAGCACTAAGGTCCTGGTCGTCGAAGCGGGATCAGGCCGCGTTTTAGGCCGCGGCCAGGCGCCGCATGCCATGATCCCGGGCCTCAAGCCCGGCCAAAGCGAGCAGGACCCGGCGACCTGGGTCGAAGCCTTGCGGACGGCCTTGGCCGCCGCTTTGCGCGAAGCGGCCGTCGATCCCGGCCGCGTCGTCGCTTTGGGCGTTTCCGGCCAGCAGCACGGTTTCGTGCCCCTGGGAGCGGACGGGATTCCCCTCCGCCCGGCCAAACTCTGGAACGACACCTCGACCGTGGCGGAGAACGAGGAGCTGGTCGCCGCCTTGGGCGGGACGCGATCCGCCATCGACAAGCTGGGCTTGAGCCCTGCTGTCGGATTCACGGCTTCGAAGATTCTCTGGCTCAAGCGACACGAGCCGGAGAATTTCGCCCGCTTGCGGACGGTCCTCCTGCCCCACAACTATCTGAACTTCGTCATGACCGGCGAAGCCCGCATGGAATATGGCGACGCCTCGGGCACCGGCCTGATGGATATCCGGCGACGGGTCTGGAACGCGGATGCCCTGGCGGCCGTAGACATCGATCTGGCCGGCAAGCTCCCCGCCATCGACCACCCGATCGTGCCCGCCGGCCGGATGAGGCCGGCGTTCGCCGCGGACTTCGGCTTCAAGAGCGTCCTGATCGCTTCCGGCGGCGGCGACAACATGATGGGGGCCATCGGGACGGGCAATGTCGCGCCGGGCGTCTGCACCGTCAGCCTGGGGACTTCGGGGACGATCTACTCCTTCTTCGACCATCCGTTCTCGGATCCGCAAGGCGAGATCGCCGGCTTTTGCGACAGCACGGGCGGCTGGCTGCCCCTTCTCTGCACGATGAACGTCACCAACACCACGGAGCTTTGGAAGTCCCTGCTCGGAATCGACAGTGATGCCCGCGACGCCCTCGCCGCTCGGGCTTCCGCGGGCTCGAACGGCCTTCTCTTCCTGCCTTTCATCGACGGCGAGAGAGTTCCTCCCCTGCCCGAGGCATCGGGCGTCTTCTTCGGCCTGACCCGGGCCAATCTGCGAGCCGAAGCCATGACCCGATCGGTGATGGAAGGGACCCTTCTTAACCTGGGCTACGGCTTTGGGCGCATGCGCGAGCTCGGCTTGCGGCCGTCCCAGATCCGGGCGACCGGCGGCGGAGCCAAAAGCCCCTTCTGGCGGGGCTTGGCCGCCGATATCCTCGGCGCGCCCGTCGTGACCCTGGCCGAGGAAGAGGCTGCGGCCTTCGGGGCGGCCCTGCAGGCGGTTTGGTGCTGGAGGAACGAGCGGGGCGAAAAAACGGCGATCGTCGACCTGGCCGCAGCCTGGGTCAAAACCGGGACTTCGACCGCGGAGCCGGACCCGGCCCGGATGCGTCTCTACGCGGATAGCCAGGAGCGCTTCAATCGCCTCTGGCGCACCTTGACCCCGGAATTCTCCCACCGGCGGCAACAAGCCTAG